In a genomic window of Nostoc sp. UHCC 0870:
- the pilM gene encoding type IV pilus assembly protein PilM has translation MVKSFSSLFGKSHKGVGVEIAPERVNVVQIRKQRQGLKIESLTSVPVPEGIVSDGQINDPPAMAQLIQQALAQSKIKTSRVATGVPGRDSIVRIIPVPAELDDRELRDMVLDHEAGLYLPYPREEADVDYQKLGYFVDEDGIEKVQVLLVATRKEVTDTYIRTFEQAGLQINVLEINSFALIRTIRDRHLRELSPQEAAVLVDIEFDSTEIAIIVNGIPQFSRTVPVGTYQMQMAWARAMSLPTSRDMELLYEMKIPLTPIDGDKTGMTEADPGMAGVMRILGELTDELRRSVDFYLNQSENLEVAQIFLAGPGGGLQYLDDFFTQRLSIPTTQIDPIGSLSLEVNQDDYPATQRSGLGIVLGLGMREV, from the coding sequence GTGGTGAAAAGTTTTAGTAGTCTGTTTGGTAAATCTCATAAAGGGGTAGGTGTTGAAATAGCACCGGAACGTGTGAATGTAGTTCAAATACGCAAGCAACGCCAAGGTTTAAAAATCGAATCTTTAACATCAGTACCAGTTCCAGAAGGAATTGTTAGTGATGGTCAAATCAATGACCCTCCAGCAATGGCGCAATTGATTCAGCAGGCCTTGGCTCAAAGCAAAATCAAGACTTCTCGTGTGGCGACTGGTGTACCAGGTCGTGATTCGATTGTACGGATCATACCTGTACCGGCAGAGTTGGATGATCGGGAACTCCGGGATATGGTGTTAGACCATGAAGCAGGTTTGTATTTACCCTATCCCCGTGAGGAAGCTGATGTAGATTATCAAAAACTTGGGTACTTTGTAGATGAGGACGGCATTGAAAAGGTACAGGTGTTGTTAGTTGCTACCCGTAAGGAGGTGACAGATACATATATTCGTACCTTTGAGCAGGCAGGATTGCAAATCAATGTTTTAGAGATTAACAGTTTCGCACTGATTCGGACAATCCGCGATCGCCATTTGCGCGAATTAAGTCCACAAGAAGCCGCCGTTTTAGTTGACATCGAGTTCGACAGTACAGAAATAGCCATCATTGTTAACGGTATACCCCAATTTTCCCGCACTGTACCCGTTGGCACTTACCAAATGCAAATGGCCTGGGCTAGAGCTATGAGCTTACCCACATCACGGGATATGGAACTGTTATATGAAATGAAAATTCCCCTAACTCCCATAGACGGTGATAAAACTGGGATGACGGAAGCTGACCCAGGGATGGCCGGGGTGATGCGAATCTTGGGAGAACTCACAGATGAGCTACGCCGTTCTGTCGATTTTTACTTAAATCAAAGTGAAAACTTAGAGGTAGCACAGATTTTCTTAGCTGGGCCTGGAGGTGGGCTACAATATTTAGATGATTTTTTTACACAAAGACTAAGTATACCTACTACACAAATAGATCCTATTGGGTCTTTGTCCTTGGAAGTTAATCAAGACGATTACCCCGCAACACAGCGTTCTGGTTTAGGAATAGTTCTTGGTTTAGGAATGCGGGAGGTGTAA
- a CDS encoding PilN domain-containing protein codes for MYSLDINFLKDRPAYQPKLEKKSGIKLPTGNLTPVYIGVTLGLGFPVLVGAGLWFLQAKTSELEQAIAQLEDQSKKLDAEISNINKIKEQTAAFKAETQSLVTVFDQIRPWSAMLEDLRDRIPATVQIENVRQIPPTAATEGQPSPNPAGGIEITGLARSFDNVNDFLLSLQQSRFLKSSASRIITATLVDAPVQATARNGVTIKPPQVVKYTIQSSLSDVPASELIRELEQKGTVGLVTRIRSMQQTGVITR; via the coding sequence ATGTACAGTTTAGATATTAACTTTCTTAAAGATCGTCCAGCCTATCAGCCCAAACTTGAGAAAAAGTCAGGAATTAAGCTACCGACGGGGAATTTAACACCAGTTTATATTGGGGTGACATTGGGTTTAGGCTTTCCAGTCTTGGTAGGGGCTGGTTTGTGGTTTTTGCAAGCTAAAACTAGTGAGTTAGAGCAGGCGATCGCACAACTAGAAGACCAAAGTAAGAAATTAGACGCAGAAATCAGCAATATCAACAAAATTAAAGAACAGACAGCCGCCTTCAAAGCGGAAACCCAAAGTTTAGTTACCGTATTTGACCAGATTCGACCTTGGTCAGCCATGTTAGAAGATTTGCGCGATCGCATTCCCGCGACAGTGCAAATTGAAAATGTCAGGCAAATTCCCCCCACCGCCGCAACAGAAGGACAGCCCTCTCCTAACCCCGCAGGTGGGATAGAAATCACTGGATTGGCTCGCTCTTTTGACAATGTGAACGACTTTTTATTAAGTCTGCAACAGTCGCGCTTTTTAAAGTCTTCCGCAAGCAGAATTATTACAGCTACTTTAGTAGATGCACCAGTACAAGCAACAGCTAGAAATGGTGTAACAATTAAACCACCACAAGTAGTTAAATATACCATTCAATCCAGTCTCAGTGATGTTCCAGCTTCGGAATTGATTCGGGAATTAGAGCAAAAAGGCACAGTGGGATTAGTAACCCGAATTCGTAGTATGCAACAAACAGGAGTCATTACACGATGA
- a CDS encoding pilus assembly protein PilO, translating into MTLSEDLNFAEHAGNVDSEPTYPVIFGITFTPKIIGILVGVVGLAGAMYMLLNMVMPAWDSYQQKQGQSNELQGQIQQKEATVKQIGKVKEELAQAKQQKKQVLALFSDEKTLDTLLLDLNRLVESGSSPTPLNAVRAKLQKFVPATDKPEIVTDGSLGAAVNGKLKRSSINVEIIGTYEQTQSIIRNIERLQPLLIVKDYQSALANIQATDTSGKPLRRVGAAPITTSFQLQALMPLNSEDAAAAAKAATKK; encoded by the coding sequence ATGACGCTGAGTGAAGATTTAAATTTTGCCGAACACGCCGGCAATGTAGATTCAGAACCAACTTACCCCGTTATTTTTGGTATTACCTTTACACCAAAAATCATTGGAATTTTGGTCGGGGTCGTAGGTCTGGCAGGAGCTATGTATATGCTACTCAATATGGTGATGCCAGCTTGGGACAGCTATCAGCAAAAGCAAGGACAAAGCAACGAACTCCAAGGACAAATCCAGCAGAAGGAGGCTACTGTCAAACAAATTGGTAAGGTTAAAGAAGAGCTAGCCCAAGCAAAACAGCAAAAAAAACAGGTTTTAGCTTTATTCTCTGACGAAAAAACTTTAGATACTCTACTTTTGGATTTAAATCGTTTAGTAGAGTCTGGTAGTTCGCCAACGCCTCTCAATGCAGTGAGAGCCAAACTGCAAAAATTTGTACCAGCTACAGATAAACCAGAAATTGTTACCGATGGTTCTCTGGGAGCAGCCGTCAACGGCAAGCTCAAACGCAGTAGCATTAATGTCGAAATCATCGGTACTTATGAACAAACCCAATCTATTATTCGGAATATAGAGCGTTTACAGCCATTACTAATAGTTAAAGACTATCAATCAGCATTAGCAAATATACAAGCTACAGATACATCTGGTAAGCCTTTGCGGAGGGTAGGGGCTGCACCAATTACGACATCTTTCCAATTACAAGCATTAATGCCCCTTAATTCAGAAGATGCAGCTGCTGCGGCTAAAGCAGCGACTAAGAAGTAG
- a CDS encoding type IV pilus secretin family protein, protein MKQFHGNNFILGTAALSFLAAQPVSAQITQVNEVKLAPVDGGVSVTLKTSAGSRPQVFTTKRGKALVSDVINTQLRLRQGNNFRQEKPVPGIASVEVVQLDANSIRVIVTGDNDAPGGQPVVRKSDGITLGYTPSTGTTASAPITPKPPTSTTPPATTPPPGAMVAQPGAVPNVLVPNPEVTIDGRPAQPAGVGQPVSQAPPFLPRAIAPPVGDIAISATDASPSTIDLGTQERVPRLVLRDAPVREVLSLLARAANLNLAYIGGDAPKEGQEIQQTISLDIENEPVQDVFNYVLRLSGLEANRSNRTIFVGPKLPNSTRDVIMRNLRLNQVNVGVALNFLVGLGAESAISRERLVTSVNAVPVGGAANVAVTQTQTTSETKLETQRVEFQDSRPLLRGLQALGDERTNSLTLIGPPRQVEMAMAQLTQLDVRRRQVVVNVRIIDVNLLGLQESNSSFSFGIGNNFFSSDGGAASLNFGGLNPPSASNVRNNLNPTVSGNPYSGGNTFLDLNNTTSIPGTGIGERTVFTDNVNGNSFIRETPGSSESFFNRQAGISGDPFQAGFTDFTRGTPNIVTTTVNPPTTPGQPNTVTTTVTPGTVGTATAALPSLFQYPKRLLASLQAQVQNGNAKILTDPTLIVQEGQEAVVKLTTEVFGGFESSEQSSSTGTNSQSSSTRKPIIKDAGLTLAVKVERIDDNGFVSLSVAPTVSAPGGTTSTGDGTITLISQRSLKSGLVRLRDGQTLILSGIIQETDRVSVSKIPILGDIPLLGSLFRSTNRTNQRNEVIVLLTPQIMDDSENSAYGYNYNPSPQVRQMLERRGLGTPKR, encoded by the coding sequence GTGAAACAGTTTCACGGTAATAATTTTATTTTAGGTACGGCTGCTTTATCTTTTCTGGCAGCACAACCAGTATCAGCACAAATTACACAAGTTAATGAAGTCAAGTTAGCTCCCGTAGATGGGGGAGTTAGTGTTACTCTCAAAACTTCTGCCGGCTCGCGTCCACAAGTTTTTACGACGAAACGAGGTAAGGCTTTAGTTTCAGATGTGATTAATACCCAACTGCGTTTACGACAAGGGAATAATTTCCGCCAAGAAAAACCAGTTCCGGGAATTGCTTCTGTTGAGGTTGTGCAACTTGATGCTAATAGTATTCGGGTGATAGTGACTGGTGATAATGATGCGCCAGGTGGTCAACCTGTGGTTAGAAAATCAGATGGAATTACCCTCGGCTATACTCCATCAACAGGAACTACAGCATCAGCACCAATTACCCCTAAACCACCGACATCGACAACACCACCTGCGACTACTCCACCTCCTGGGGCTATGGTTGCTCAACCGGGTGCAGTTCCAAATGTGCTTGTACCTAACCCGGAAGTCACAATTGATGGTAGACCAGCACAACCTGCTGGTGTAGGTCAGCCTGTCAGCCAAGCACCGCCATTCTTACCCAGAGCGATCGCCCCACCAGTTGGGGATATTGCGATTTCTGCAACTGATGCGTCTCCTAGCACCATAGATTTAGGTACTCAGGAACGTGTGCCTCGTTTGGTGTTGCGGGATGCGCCAGTCCGTGAGGTTTTATCGCTGTTGGCTCGTGCGGCTAATCTCAACTTGGCTTATATAGGAGGCGATGCCCCTAAAGAGGGGCAGGAAATTCAGCAAACCATTTCTCTAGATATAGAAAATGAGCCTGTGCAAGATGTGTTTAATTATGTCTTGCGCTTAAGTGGTTTAGAGGCTAACCGCAGCAATAGGACTATTTTTGTTGGGCCGAAACTGCCTAATTCAACGCGTGACGTGATTATGCGTAACCTGCGACTCAATCAGGTAAATGTAGGAGTTGCTTTAAACTTTTTGGTTGGCTTGGGGGCTGAAAGTGCTATTAGTAGAGAAAGACTGGTTACTAGCGTAAATGCCGTTCCTGTTGGTGGTGCAGCTAATGTGGCAGTCACTCAAACTCAGACAACCTCAGAAACCAAACTTGAAACTCAAAGAGTTGAATTTCAAGATTCAAGACCTTTGCTCAGAGGTCTACAAGCATTAGGCGATGAGCGTACCAATTCTCTTACCTTAATTGGACCACCCAGGCAAGTAGAAATGGCAATGGCTCAACTGACCCAACTTGATGTCCGCCGCCGTCAGGTGGTAGTTAATGTCAGAATTATTGATGTAAACCTTTTAGGCCTTCAAGAATCCAACTCTAGCTTTTCTTTTGGAATAGGAAATAACTTCTTCTCCAGTGACGGTGGTGCAGCATCACTGAATTTTGGTGGACTGAATCCACCCAGTGCTAGTAATGTACGTAATAATCTTAACCCCACAGTGAGTGGTAATCCTTATAGTGGTGGTAATACTTTCTTAGATTTAAATAACACTACCAGTATTCCAGGAACTGGAATAGGTGAAAGAACAGTTTTTACTGATAATGTTAATGGCAACTCATTTATTCGTGAGACACCTGGAAGTTCTGAGAGCTTCTTTAATCGCCAAGCCGGAATTTCAGGAGATCCATTTCAGGCAGGTTTTACAGATTTTACAAGGGGAACACCTAATATTGTTACCACAACCGTAAATCCACCTACTACCCCAGGACAGCCAAACACAGTAACAACAACTGTTACACCAGGAACTGTTGGCACAGCAACAGCTGCTTTACCTTCTTTATTTCAGTATCCTAAACGTCTTCTCGCTAGTTTGCAGGCTCAAGTACAAAATGGCAACGCCAAGATTTTGACTGACCCAACTTTAATTGTGCAAGAAGGTCAAGAAGCTGTAGTGAAATTAACGACAGAAGTATTTGGAGGCTTTGAAAGTTCAGAACAAAGTTCATCAACAGGGACAAATTCTCAATCATCTTCTACCAGAAAACCTATTATTAAGGATGCAGGTCTGACGTTGGCAGTTAAAGTTGAGAGAATTGATGATAATGGTTTTGTTTCTTTGTCCGTTGCACCTACAGTGTCAGCACCTGGTGGTACAACATCAACTGGTGATGGTACGATTACTTTAATATCCCAACGCAGTCTTAAATCTGGGCTAGTTCGTCTGCGAGATGGTCAAACATTAATTCTTAGTGGCATTATTCAAGAAACCGATAGAGTCTCAGTAAGCAAGATTCCCATTTTGGGCGATATTCCCCTTCTTGGTTCACTATTTAGAAGCACAAACAGAACTAATCAGCGTAATGAGGTGATTGTACTCCTAACACCTCAAATTATGGATGATTCGGAAAACTCTGCTTATGGCTATAATTACAACCCTAGCCCACAGGTGCGGCAAATGCTTGAGCGTCGTGGTTTGGGTACACCTAAGCGATAA
- a CDS encoding Uma2 family endonuclease gives MVAIKQPAETRTLLHNISWQTFKTMLLEMGTERNSRLAYENGIVEIMSPLMAHENSNRLIEVFVGVLCEEFGLEIKRSGSLTLTRDDLERGAEPDSSYYIQNEALVRNKENIDLATDPPPDLVLEVEYSRSAIDKLKLYAAMGVPEFWRYNGSTLRIYTLVGGQYSEVQMSMTFASVPVREIPQFVLAAKQNGEVSTTRAFRAWVKGKLSSVD, from the coding sequence ATGGTGGCGATAAAACAACCAGCAGAAACTAGAACTTTACTCCACAACATCAGCTGGCAAACTTTTAAAACTATGCTCCTGGAGATGGGAACAGAGCGCAATTCCCGACTAGCTTACGAAAATGGAATAGTAGAGATTATGTCCCCACTCATGGCACACGAAAACTCCAACCGCCTTATAGAGGTCTTTGTCGGTGTCCTGTGTGAAGAATTTGGTTTAGAGATTAAACGTTCTGGCTCTCTGACTTTAACGCGGGATGATTTAGAACGGGGGGCAGAGCCAGATAGTAGCTACTACATCCAAAATGAAGCTTTAGTCAGAAATAAAGAAAATATTGACCTAGCCACTGACCCACCGCCTGATTTGGTGCTAGAGGTGGAATATTCTCGCTCTGCAATAGACAAATTGAAGCTGTATGCAGCGATGGGAGTTCCTGAGTTTTGGCGTTATAACGGCAGTACATTAAGAATTTATACGCTTGTAGGTGGGCAATATTCAGAAGTGCAAATGAGCATGACTTTTGCATCTGTGCCGGTGAGGGAGATTCCCCAGTTTGTTTTAGCAGCTAAACAGAATGGTGAAGTCTCTACTACTCGCGCTTTTCGTGCTTGGGTTAAGGGGAAACTTTCTTCGGTGGATTAA
- a CDS encoding type II toxin-antitoxin system HicA family toxin, producing the protein MSNFPSVKAKDFVKVIEKLGFYLDRQKGSHAIYKNVQGSRVVVPIHSGKDLKQGTLMGMIQDIGIDKETFFELLQE; encoded by the coding sequence ATGAGTAATTTTCCTAGTGTCAAAGCTAAAGATTTTGTTAAAGTAATTGAAAAATTAGGTTTTTATCTTGATCGTCAAAAGGGTAGCCATGCCATTTATAAAAATGTCCAGGGGAGTCGAGTTGTCGTTCCGATTCATTCTGGAAAAGACCTAAAACAAGGTACTCTAATGGGAATGATTCAAGATATTGGCATTGATAAAGAAACTTTTTTCGAGTTGTTACAAGAATAA
- a CDS encoding type II toxin-antitoxin system HicB family antitoxin: MENNSKQVYNYTVLLEKEQDGGYHAFCPVLKGCHSQGDTFEEAVENITEAIELYLESLMADHQPIPKEDLIVKPLSILI, from the coding sequence ATGGAAAATAACAGTAAACAAGTCTATAACTATACGGTTCTTCTAGAAAAAGAACAAGATGGTGGCTATCACGCTTTTTGTCCTGTTCTCAAGGGCTGCCATTCTCAAGGCGACACTTTTGAAGAAGCTGTTGAGAATATTACAGAAGCTATCGAATTATATCTTGAAAGTTTAATGGCTGATCATCAACCTATCCCTAAAGAAGATTTAATTGTTAAGCCATTAAGTATCTTAATATGA